In Cedecea neteri, a single genomic region encodes these proteins:
- the sufS gene encoding cysteine desulfurase SufS, which produces MSFSIEQVRADFPILSREVNGQPLAYLDSAASAQKPQVVIDAELEFYRNGYAAVHRGIHTLSAEATTLMENVRSQAARFVNAAKPEEIVFVRGTTEGINLVANSWGNANVQAGDNIIISAMEHHANIVPWQMLCERTGAELRVIPLNQDGTLQLEVFPTLIDERTKLLAIAHVSNVLGTENPVKEMIAIAHQAGVKVLVDGAQAVMHHATDMAALDCDFYLFSGHKIYGPTGIGVLYVKENILQDMPPWEGGGSMIATVSLTAGTTYAAAPWRFEAGTPNTAGIIGLGAALSYVEGLGMEAIGEYERNLMRYAQNALQAVPDLTVYGPAERRGVLAFNLGKHHAYDVGSFLDNYGIAVRTGHHCAMPLMAFYSVPAMCRASFAMYNTEREVDRLVAGLQRIHSLLG; this is translated from the coding sequence ATGAGTTTTTCAATCGAGCAGGTCAGGGCTGATTTTCCGATCCTGAGCCGTGAGGTCAACGGCCAGCCGCTGGCCTATCTGGACAGCGCGGCCAGCGCGCAGAAGCCGCAGGTTGTCATCGACGCAGAGCTTGAGTTTTATCGCAATGGGTATGCCGCAGTGCACCGGGGGATTCATACTCTGAGCGCGGAAGCGACCACGCTGATGGAAAACGTGCGCAGTCAGGCTGCACGTTTCGTCAACGCCGCTAAGCCAGAAGAGATTGTCTTTGTGCGTGGCACCACCGAGGGGATAAACCTCGTAGCCAACAGCTGGGGCAACGCCAACGTTCAGGCCGGGGATAACATCATCATCAGCGCCATGGAGCACCACGCTAACATCGTGCCGTGGCAGATGCTATGTGAGCGTACCGGCGCAGAGCTGCGTGTTATTCCACTCAACCAGGATGGCACGCTGCAGCTTGAAGTCTTCCCGACGTTGATTGATGAGCGAACAAAACTGCTGGCAATTGCCCACGTTTCTAACGTGCTCGGTACCGAAAACCCGGTGAAGGAGATGATCGCTATCGCGCATCAGGCGGGGGTCAAAGTGCTGGTGGATGGTGCTCAGGCGGTGATGCACCACGCCACGGATATGGCGGCGCTGGACTGCGATTTTTATCTTTTCTCCGGGCACAAGATTTACGGGCCAACAGGGATTGGCGTGTTGTATGTGAAAGAAAACATCCTGCAGGATATGCCGCCGTGGGAAGGCGGTGGTTCAATGATTGCTACCGTCAGCCTGACGGCAGGGACGACTTACGCTGCAGCCCCGTGGCGCTTTGAAGCCGGGACGCCTAACACGGCTGGCATTATCGGCCTTGGGGCAGCGTTGAGCTACGTTGAAGGGCTGGGCATGGAGGCGATTGGCGAGTATGAACGCAACCTGATGCGCTACGCGCAAAACGCGCTGCAGGCCGTGCCCGATCTCACCGTATACGGCCCTGCAGAGCGCCGTGGCGTGCTGGCGTTTAATCTCGGGAAACATCATGCCTATGACGTCGGTAGCTTCCTCGACAACTACGGCATTGCGGTTCGCACCGGACACCATTGCGCCATGCCGCTGATGGCGTTCTACAGCGTACCGGCCATGTGCCGCGCCTCCTTTGCCATGTACAATACCGAACGAGAAGTGGATCGCCTGGTCGCCGGACTGCAGCGCATCCACAGCCTGTTAGGATAA
- the sufE gene encoding cysteine desulfuration protein SufE: protein MATLPDKDKLLKNFSRCANWEEKYLYIIELGSRLPELAAEQHKSEHIIQGCQSQVWIVMHQQPDGVITLEGDSDAAIVKGLIAIVFILYQQMTPQDIVAFDVRPWFEKMALAQHLTPSRSQGLEAMIRAIRNQATNLI from the coding sequence ATGGCCACGCTGCCGGATAAAGACAAACTGCTAAAAAACTTCAGCCGCTGTGCGAACTGGGAAGAGAAGTATCTCTACATTATCGAGCTGGGCAGCCGCCTGCCGGAACTGGCGGCGGAGCAGCACAAGTCGGAGCATATTATTCAGGGCTGCCAGAGCCAGGTATGGATAGTGATGCACCAGCAGCCCGACGGGGTGATTACGCTTGAGGGCGACAGCGATGCCGCTATCGTTAAGGGGCTGATCGCCATCGTATTTATTCTCTATCAGCAGATGACGCCGCAGGATATCGTGGCGTTTGATGTGCGCCCGTGGTTTGAAAAAATGGCGCTCGCACAGCATCTGACGCCGTCCCGCTCTCAGGGGCTGGAAGCGATGATTCGCGCAATTCGCAACCAAGCCACCAATCTCATTTAA
- the ldtE gene encoding L,D-transpeptidase LdtE: MKYASLLTLAIIGALSAIQPALALDYPLPPEGSRLIGQNQTYTVQEGDRNLQAIARRFDTGAMLLLEANNTIAPVPKPGTVLTIPSQLLLPDVPREGIVVNLAELRLYYFPPGQNIVQVYPIGIGLQGLETPLMTTRIGQKIPNPTWTPTAGIRQRSLEKGIKLPPVVPAGPNNPLGRFAMRLAYGNGEYLIHGTSAPDSVGLRVSSGCIRMNAPDIKALFEQTRTGTTVRVINDPVKFSVEPNGVRYVEVHRPLSQDEQQNTQTMPYALPAGFSEFRAASGVEKALVEKALYRRAGYPVVVSAGQTPAATIGGQSARNGVVNAEEATSATQ, translated from the coding sequence ATGAAATACGCGTCTTTACTCACACTAGCCATCATCGGTGCACTAAGCGCCATTCAGCCCGCTTTAGCCCTTGATTATCCCTTACCGCCGGAAGGTAGCCGCCTGATTGGCCAAAACCAGACTTATACCGTACAGGAAGGCGATCGCAACCTGCAGGCCATTGCCCGGCGTTTTGACACTGGCGCGATGCTGCTGCTGGAGGCCAATAATACTATTGCGCCGGTGCCTAAACCCGGCACGGTGCTGACCATCCCCAGCCAGTTGCTGCTACCGGACGTGCCGCGTGAGGGGATTGTGGTGAATCTGGCTGAGCTGAGGCTGTATTACTTCCCGCCGGGGCAAAACATTGTGCAGGTTTACCCGATTGGGATTGGTCTGCAGGGGCTGGAAACGCCGCTGATGACCACCAGGATTGGGCAAAAGATCCCAAATCCTACCTGGACACCTACCGCCGGTATTCGTCAGCGCTCCCTGGAAAAAGGGATCAAGCTGCCACCTGTCGTGCCTGCCGGGCCTAATAACCCTCTGGGGAGATTCGCCATGCGGCTGGCCTACGGCAATGGTGAATACCTGATCCATGGTACGAGCGCGCCGGACAGCGTGGGGCTGCGCGTCAGCTCCGGCTGTATCAGGATGAATGCCCCCGACATAAAAGCCCTGTTTGAACAAACGAGAACCGGTACGACGGTGCGGGTGATTAACGATCCGGTGAAATTCTCCGTTGAGCCAAACGGCGTTCGCTATGTCGAAGTCCATCGGCCGCTTTCTCAGGATGAGCAGCAGAACACGCAAACTATGCCTTACGCGCTCCCCGCTGGCTTTAGCGAGTTCCGGGCCGCTAGCGGCGTGGAGAAAGCGTTAGTGGAGAAGGCGCTTTACAGGCGTGCGGGGTATCCCGTTGTGGTATCTGCAGGGCAAACACCTGCGGCAACGATAGGGGGGCAATCGGCGAGGAATGGCGTGGTAAATGCGGAAGAGGCGACGAGCGCGACACAGTAG
- a CDS encoding major outer membrane lipoprotein, whose amino-acid sequence MNRTKLVLGAVILASTMLAGCSSNAKIDQLSSDVQTLNAKVDQLSNDVNAVRSDVQAAKDDAARANQRLDNQAHSYRK is encoded by the coding sequence ATGAATCGTACTAAACTGGTACTGGGCGCGGTAATCCTGGCTTCTACTATGCTGGCAGGTTGTTCTTCTAACGCTAAAATCGATCAACTGTCTTCTGACGTTCAGACTCTGAACGCTAAAGTTGATCAGCTGAGCAACGACGTGAACGCAGTGCGTTCTGACGTTCAGGCTGCTAAAGACGACGCCGCTCGCGCTAACCAGCGTCTGGACAACCAGGCTCACTCTTACCGTAAGTAA
- the pykF gene encoding pyruvate kinase PykF produces MKKTKIVCTIGPKTESEEMLTKMLDAGMNVMRLNFSHGDYEEHGQRIKNLRNVVAKTGKKAAILLDTKGPEIRTIKLEGGNDVSLKAGQTFTFTTDKSVVGNSEIVAVTYEGFTNDLTVGNTVLVDDGLIGMEVTAIEGNKVICKVLNNGDLGENKGVNLPGVSIALPALAEKDKQDLIFGCEQAVDFVAASFIRKRSDVVEIREHLKAHGGEKIQIISKIENQEGLNNFDEILEASDGIMVARGDLGVEIPVEEVIFAQKMMIEKCVRARKVVITATQMLDSMIKNPRPTRAEAGDVANAIIDGTDAVMLSGESAKGKYPLEAVTIMATICERTDRVMTSRLDNSNDSRKLRITEAVCRGAVETAEKLEAPLIVVATQGGKSAKAVRKYFPNATILALTTNEVTARQLVLSKGVVTQMVKEIASTDDFYRLGKEVALESGLARKGDIVVMVSGALVPSGTTNTASVHVL; encoded by the coding sequence ATGAAAAAGACTAAAATCGTTTGCACCATCGGTCCAAAAACCGAATCCGAAGAGATGCTGACTAAAATGCTCGACGCGGGCATGAACGTTATGCGTCTGAACTTCTCCCACGGTGACTATGAAGAACACGGTCAGCGCATCAAAAACCTGCGCAACGTCGTCGCTAAAACCGGTAAAAAGGCCGCTATCCTGCTGGACACCAAAGGGCCAGAAATCCGTACCATCAAGCTGGAAGGCGGTAACGACGTCTCCCTGAAAGCAGGCCAGACCTTTACCTTCACCACCGACAAATCCGTGGTTGGCAACAGCGAAATCGTCGCAGTGACCTACGAAGGCTTCACCAATGACCTGACCGTGGGCAACACCGTTCTGGTGGACGATGGTCTGATCGGCATGGAAGTCACCGCCATCGAAGGCAACAAAGTTATCTGTAAAGTGCTGAACAACGGCGACCTCGGCGAGAACAAAGGCGTTAACCTGCCGGGCGTGTCCATCGCACTGCCAGCGCTGGCTGAGAAAGACAAACAGGATCTGATCTTCGGCTGCGAACAGGCCGTTGATTTCGTCGCAGCCTCCTTCATCCGTAAGCGTTCTGACGTGGTTGAAATTCGTGAGCACCTGAAAGCCCACGGCGGCGAGAAGATCCAGATCATCTCCAAAATCGAAAACCAGGAAGGCCTGAACAACTTCGACGAGATCCTCGAAGCGTCTGACGGCATCATGGTTGCTCGTGGCGACCTGGGCGTTGAAATCCCGGTGGAAGAAGTTATCTTCGCGCAGAAGATGATGATCGAGAAATGCGTTCGTGCACGTAAAGTGGTTATCACCGCAACCCAGATGCTCGACTCCATGATCAAAAACCCGCGCCCTACCCGCGCAGAAGCCGGTGACGTTGCTAACGCCATCATCGACGGCACTGACGCAGTTATGCTGTCCGGTGAGTCTGCAAAAGGTAAATACCCGCTGGAAGCTGTGACCATCATGGCAACCATCTGCGAGCGTACCGACCGCGTGATGACCAGCCGCCTGGACAACAGCAACGACAGCCGCAAACTGCGCATCACCGAAGCCGTTTGCCGTGGCGCTGTTGAAACCGCAGAAAAACTGGAAGCCCCGCTGATCGTGGTTGCGACCCAGGGCGGTAAATCCGCTAAAGCCGTACGTAAATACTTCCCGAACGCGACTATTCTGGCCCTGACCACCAACGAAGTAACCGCGCGTCAGCTGGTGCTGAGCAAAGGCGTTGTTACCCAGATGGTGAAAGAAATTGCCTCCACCGACGACTTCTACCGCCTGGGTAAAGAAGTGGCGCTGGAAAGCGGCCTGGCTCGTAAAGGCGACATCGTGGTGATGGTTTCTGGTGCGCTGGTCCCAAGCGGCACCACTAACACCGCTTCAGTGCATGTTCTGTAA